GGCCGACGACCACCAGGCCACCCAGCCGATGGTCGACGGCAAGTGCGTGCAGGTGCAGGTGGAGGCGCGCGGCGCGGCGGACGTGGCCAACGAGCTGCCGACGGCCCAGATCAACCCGCCCGCGCTGTGGGTGCCGGACTCGTCCATGTGGGCCGCCGAGACCCAGCGGCAGGCGGGCGACCAGGGCGCCGAGGCGCCGAGGCTGGACGACCTCGGCTCGCTGGCCAGCTCGCCGCTGGTCATCGCGGGCTCGGAGCGGTCCATGACCGCGCTCGGCTGGCCGATCGCGCCGGTGACCTGGGCGCGGGTCGTCGACCCGAAGGTGCAGGTCACGCTGAGCGACCCGACCACGTCCACCGAGGGCCTGGCCACGCTCGCGGTCATCCGCGCGCAGCTCGGCAACGCGGACGGCACGCCCAAGCCGGAGCTGATCGGCGCGCTGCTGCGGGTCGGCCGCGAGGCGCTGCCGTCCGTGCGCGACGCGTTCGGCAAGGTCGTGCAGGGCGACGAGGACGCGCCGGTGTTCACCGCTTCGGAGCAGTCCGTGCTGGCCGCGAACCGGGCGGCCGGCTCGCGCCGGGTCGTCGCCTCCTACCCCAAGGAGGGCACCATCTCGTTCGACTACCCGGTGGTGCGGGTGAACCGGGCGGGCGAGCAGGCGGGCACCTCGCAGGCGGCCGAGGGCTTCGTGCGGGCGCTGCGCACCGAGCGGACCGCCCAGCGGTTCGCCGAAGCGGGCTTCCGCACCGCCGACGGCGTCGCGCCCGGCGGGTGGACCAACGAGCGGGACGGCGTGCGCGGTGACGACGTCGCCCGGCTGAGGACGCCCGACCCGGACCAGGTCTCCGAGCTGCTGCGCACGTGGGGCGCGGTCAGCCTGGACACCCGGATGCTGGCCGTGCTGGACGTGTCCGGCTCGATGGCCGAGAAGATGAGCAACGGCCAGACCCGGGTCGAGGCGGCCCGGGAGGCGGCGCTGACCGCGTTGGGCATGCTGCCCGACACCTCAGAGATCGGCCTGTGGGCGTTCTCGACGGACAAGAAGCCGCCGAACGACTGGATCGAGCTGGTGCCGGTCGGCCCGCTGGGCGAGCCGATCGGCGGCGCGCCGCGCCGGGTGCAGCTGCAGAAGGGCGCGGGCAACCTGCCCGCCCTGGTCGGCGGCGGCACGGCGTTGAACGAGACGGCGCTGGCGGCGTTCCGGCACATCCAGAAGACCTACGACCCGTCGAAGATCAACTCGGTCACGCTGATCACCGACGGCAGCAACGACGACATCTCCAGCATCGACCTGCCCGCCCTGCTGGCCACGCTGGCCGGCGAGGCCGACCCGGCCCGCCCGGTGCCGATGATCATGGTCGGGCTGGGCGCGGACGCGGACATGGACGCGCTGCGGCAGATCGCCGAGGCCACCGGCGGCAAGGCGTACCAGGCGATGGAGCCCGAGGACATCCGCGGCGTCCTGCTGGACGGCATCTCCCAGCGCCGCTGCCGGCCGAACTGCTGATCCGGGGGCGGCTCGCGCGAGCCGCCCCCACCTCGTCAGCTGGAGTAGACCTTCGGGTCCAGCGTGCCGATGTAGGGCAGGTCGCGGTAGCGCTCGGCGTAGTCCAGGCCGTAGCCGACCACGAACTCGTTCGGGATCTCGAACCCGACGTACCTGACCGGCACCTCGACCTTCACCGCGTCCGGCTTGCGCAGCAGCGTGCACACCTCCAGCGACCGCGGCTTGCGCGACGCCAGGTTCTTGAGCAGCCACGACAGCGTCAGGCCGGAGTCGATGATGTCCTCGACGATGACCACGTCGCGGTCCGCGATGTCCCGGTCGAGGTCCTTGAGGATGCGCACCACGCCGGACGACGAGGTGGACGAGCCGTAGGAGCTGACCGCCATGAACTCCAGCTGCACGGGCACCGGCAGCGCCCTGGCCAGGTCGGTCATGAACATCACCGCGCCCTTGAGCACGGTGATCAGCACCAGGTCGTTCCCACCGTCGGCCGGGTAGTCAGCCGCGACCTTGTTGGCCAGCTCGGTGACCTTGTCGCTGATCTCCTGCTCGGTGATGAGCACGGAACTGATGTCGCCGTCGTACACGGACGGTTCCCCTTTTGTCATGACTGCACTGGTTCCACTCGCAGCCTGCCATGCGCGCGGCGCGCCACAAAGCCGCCCGGCAACCACACACCGCCTTGACCTCGCCACTCGCTCACCAGGGCGTCCACCCGGCGCAGGTGCGAGTCGGACAACTCGGGCACGTTCTCGCGCAGCAGCCAGCGGCGCAGGACGCGGCGGCGCAGCGCGGTCGGCAGCACGCCGACGTCGGCCACCGAGCGGCAGTCGCCGTCGAACGCCTCGGCCAGCTCGTCCAGCGCGTCGTTGTCCTCGCGCAGGTGGGCGGCGGTGCGGGCGAGGGCGTCGGCCACCCCGCCCTGCAGCACCTCTTCGAGCAGCGGCAGGACCTCGCGGCGCAGCCGGACCCTGGTGTAGCGGGGGTCCCCGTTGTGCGGGTCGTCCCACGGCGTCAGGCCGAGTTCGTCGCACACGGCCCTGGTCACGGCCCTGGAGACGCGCAGGAGCGGTCGGCCCCAGGGCGGGTCGTGCGGGCGCATCCCGGCGATGCTGCGCGGCCCGGAGCCGCGACCGAGGCCCAGCAGCACGGTCTCGGCCTGGTCGTCCCGCGTGTGGCCGAGCAGGACCACGCCGCGGTCCGGTCGCAGCGCGGCGTACCTGGCCCGGCGCGCCGCCGCCTCAGGTCCACCCGATCCGGTGACGTCGACGCGGCGCACCTCAGCCGTCAGGCCCAGTTCCCGGCACGTCCGCGCGGCCCGTTCGGCGACGTCGGCGGAGCCCGGCTGCAGGCCGTGGTCGACCACGACGGCGCGCGCGTCGGTCAGCCCGGCCGTGACGGCGGCGAGGGCGAGCGAGTCCGCGCCGCCGCTCACCGCCACCGCCACCCGCTCGGGCCGGTGCTCGGCCAGGTACCGCCTGACCGCCGTGCGCACCTCGGCCACCGGTCCGTTCACGCCCGCCCGCCTACGGCTGGACGCGCCGCAGCCAGCCGGCCGGATCGGTGATCTCGGCGCGCGTGGGCAGCGTGTCGGCGCTGGTCCAGACGGTGTTGAAGCGCTCCATGCCGACCGCGTCGACCACGTGCCCGGTGAACGCCGCACCCTCCGCGTACTGCCGCACCTTCGCCTCGACGCCGAGCAGCGTGCGCAGCACGCGGTCCAGCACGCCACCGCCCTGGCGGCGGACGGTGAAGCGCTCGCGGATCGTGCGGACCGACGGCACGACGTCCGGGCCGACGGCGTCCATCACGTGGTCGGCGTGGCCTTCGAGCAGGGTGGACAGGGCGATCAGCCGGTCCAGCACCTCGCGTTGGCCGGGGCTCTGCAGCAGCTCGATCAGGCCGCCCGCCTCGCGCAGCCGCTTCGGCAGGTCGCGCAGGCGTGGCGCCGAGCCCTCGTCCATGCTGCCGAGCAGGGTCGCGACCAGGCCCTCGAAGTGCTCGGCGAGCCACGGCACGGCGGTGAACTGCAGCCGGTGCGTGCCCTCGTGCAGGCAGACCCACATGCTGAAGTCCTCGCCGGAGACGTCCAGCGCCCGCTGCGCGCCGACGATGTTCGGCGCCACGAGCAGCAGCCGGCCGCCGTCGGAGAACGGGTCGTACTGGCCGAGCACCCGGGCGCTGAGGAACGCGACGACGACGCCCGCCTGGACGCCCGCCGTGCCCGCGAGGACGCCGCTGAGCGCGCCGGACTGCTTGGGCAGCGCGCCGTCGGTCAGCGCGGCGAGGCCCTGCACGGCGGCCCGCACCCACCCCGGCCGGTCGACCACCTCGCCCTGCCTGAGCGGCAGGCCGTGGCCGAGGCCGGTCAGCTCGCGGACGTGCACCTCGGCGTCCACGGCGAGTTCCCGCAGGCGGTGCACGGCGACGTCCGCCTCGGCTCTGGGCACGATCGGGCCGGGGCGGACGAGCCTGGTCGCCGTGGTGACGGCCAGGTCCCAATCGACCGGGGCACTGCGGTCCTGCGTCGCCGGGTTCACCCTCCTGACGCTACCTGCGCAACCCGCCCGAACGTAGAACTCGGGCACCCCGAACGTTCGACTCGCGGTACGCGGGCGTTCGACTCGCGCGCGAGTCGAACGTTCAGGGCCCGCGAGTCGAACACCCGCGTACCCCGAGTTCTACGTTCGGGGGTCAGCAGCCGCAGGTGCGGAGGGCGGCGGCCAGTTGGTCCAGGGCGCCGCGGACCACCGGGACGTCCTGGTGGGGGCTGGTCGAGATGAACGCGAACACGAGCAGCCGGCCGTCCACGTCCACGACGACGCCGGCGAGCGAGTTCAGGCTGGTCAGGGTGCCGGTCTTGGCCCGCACCCAACCGCGGCCGTCGGCGCCCCACTGCTCGTACCGGCCCGCCAGCGTGCCGCTGCCGCCCGCCACCGGCAGGGCGGTCAGCAACGGTCGCAGCTTGGCCGTCCTCGGGTCCGAGGCGTCCGGCTTGGCCGCCGCCGCGAGCACGTCCGTCAGCAGCTTCGTCGGCACCTTGTCGTTCGGCGACAACCCGCTGGCGTCCACCATCGTCACCGCCGACAGGTCGAACCCGTTCTCGGTCAGCACGTCCCGCACCGCCTTGGCCGCGCCCTCGAACGACGGCTCCAGCCCGCGCGCCTTGGCCACCTCGCGGGCCATCGTCTCGGCCAGCACGTTGTCCGAGATCTGCATCAGGTTCTCGACCAGCTGGTCCACCGGCGCCGACTTGACCTCGCCGAGCACCGCCGCGCCCGGTGACGCCACGCCCGCCGCCACCGCAGTCACGCCCAACCGCTGCGCCAACGCACCGGCGGCCGCGGCGGCGGGGGTCGACGTGCGCCGCACCTCGTCCCTGGTCGGGTCCTCGCGCCCGCCGTCCACCATCACCGGCTCGATCGGCGCGACGTACCCGCCCGGCACGTCACCGGGGTCCCAGCCGGGGGCCGTGCCCGGTCCGGCGTACCGCGTCACGTCGTACTGCACCTGGGTCACCTGCTCGCCCGACGCGCGCACCTGCGCGACCAGGTCGTCGATCGTCGCCGCGCCCGGGTACACCGTCCGCTGTCCCGCGGGCAGGGATGACAGGGTCGGGTCGCCGCCACCCACCAGCACGATCGACCCCGGCTGCGCGCCGCGCACCACCTTGGTCGACAGCTGGGAGGTGTGGTCGAGGGTCAGCAGCGCCGCCGCCGCGGTCAGGACCTTGATCGTGGACGCGGGGGTCAGCGGGGTCGTCTCGCCCTGGTTCCACAGCAGCGTGCCGGTCGCCGGGTCGACCACCGAGCCGGACACGGGCGCCAGCACGGCGTTCGCCACCGGGCCGGCCAGCACGGCCCGCACGCCGGCGGCCGTCGGCGGGGCGCCCTCCACGCCGATGCCGCGCACCGACAGCGTCACCGGCGCGGGCGGCGGCGGGGCGGCCGTCGTCGCCGCGGGCGTCGTGTCGAACCAGCCCATCCGGGTGCCGGCCACCGCCGCGCCGGCCAGCGCGACCACCAGCAGCGCCACGGCGGCGAGCACGAACGGGCGCTTCCGCCGGCGCGCCGGCGCGGCAGGCGTCGCGGACGTGGTGGGAGGGGTGGGCGGAGCAGGTGGCGGAGAGGCCGGTTCTTCACGTTCCGTGATCGGTTCAGGAGCCGGATCAGGTTCCGACTTGATCTCGGTCGTGGGCTCCGCCCGCGGCGCCGGAGCGGGCGGGACGCGCTCCGGCCGCACCCGCGCGGGCTGGGCGGGCGGCGGCACGGCGATCCGCATCGTGGGCGGGTCAGGCCGTCTGACCTGCACCGTCGGCGGCTCGCGGTCGACCTCGTCGCCGTCAACGGTCGGCCACGATGGCTCGTCGGGCACGCAGTCCTCCGCGGTCGAGTACGGGCAACGTCACACCCTCGGCAAGGGGTTGACGAGACGTCGTAGTCCACACTAGTGGCGTAACGAACGGCTAAGACGAGCGAGGACCGCGCAGTGGAGTTCGACGTCACGATCGAGATCCCCAAGGGGGTCCGCAACAAGTACGAGATGGACCACAAGACGGGGCGCATCCGGCTGGACCGCACCCTGTTCACGGCCACTCAGTACCCGGCGGACTACGGGTTCGTCGACGACACCCTCGGCGAGGACGGCGACCCGCTCGACGCGCTCGTGCTGGTGCAGGAGCCGACGTTCCCCGGCTGCCTGATCAAGGCCCGCGCGATCGGCATGTTCCGGATGACCGACGAGAAGGGCGGGGACGACAAACTGCTGTGCGTCCCGGCCGAGGACCCGCGCTCGGAGCACCTGCGCGACATCCACCACCTCAACGAGTTCTACCGGCTGGAGATCCAGCACTTCTTCGAGGTCTACAAGGACCTGGAGCCGGGCAAGAGCGTCGAGGGCGCGACGTGGGTCGGCCGCACCGAGGCCGAGGCCGAGATCATCCGCTCGTACCAGCGACTCAAGGACGCCGTCGCGCGCGGCGAGGACCACTGAGCTGACGTGCGAAGAGGCCCGCCCCCGTCCGGGGAGCGGGCCTCTCGGCGTTCACGGGGTCAGTGCATCGCGACCGGCGCGGGCTGATCGCCCTCGGAGTTCGCGTCCTGCACCCGCTCCAGGCCGGACCGGCTGGACAGCGGAATCTCGCGCAGGAACCAGATGATCACGAAGCCGATCAGCGTCACCACGCCGCCGACCAGGAACACCAGGTCGATCGAGCTGGAGAAGCCGTCCAGGAACGGCCGGGCCAGCACCGGGTCGAGCTTGGCCAGGAACTCGGTGTTGTCCAGGTCGAAGCCGCTGCCGCTCTGCAGCCCGGCGGCGAACTCGCGGTTCTCCGGCCGGGCCAGCGCGGCCTGGAAGTCGGGCGTGGCCGACGCCGCGCGCAGCGCGTTGCCGATCTTGTCGCCGACCGTGCTGAAGAGGATGGACAGGAACACCGCGGTGCCGACCGTGCCGCCGATCTGGCGGAAGAACGTGGCCGACGAGGTCGCCACGCCCATGTCGCGCGGCTCGGCGTCGTTCTGGATCGCCACCAGCAGGGTCTGCATGCACAGGCCGAGGCCGGCGCCGGTGAAGAACATCAGCACCAGCGGCTGGTAGATCGCCGTGTCCGTGCCGACCGTGCTGAACAGGAACAGCGAGACCGACATCAGGCCGAACCCGATGACCGGGAACACCTTGTAGCGGCCGGTCTTCGCGGTGATGTTGCCGCTGGTGCCCGCCGCGGTCATGATGCCGAGCGTCAGCGGGAGCATCATCAGGCCGGACTGGGTGGCCGAGTAGCCCTTGACGATCTGCAGGTACAGCGGCAGCGACACCATGGCGCCGAACATGCCGACGCCCAGGACGAAGTTGATCGTGTTGCCCAGCGAGAACGTCTGCCGCTTGAACAGCCGCAGCGGCAGCAGCGCCTCGTCGCCCATCCGCTTCTCGGTGAACACGAAGCCGACCAGGCCGAGCACGCCGACGACGTACATGGCGATCGCCGTGCCGGACGCCCAGCCCCACTCGCGGCCCTGCTCGGCCACGATCAGCAGCGGCACCAGGCCGGTGGTCAGCAGGCCCGCGCCGACGAAGTCGATCCGGTGGTTCACCCGCTGGTGCGGGATGTTGAGCACCTTGGCGACCACGACCAGCGCGACCAGCGCGATCGGCACGTTGACCAGGAACACCCAGCGCCAGCCGGCCGTGCCGAGGAAGGACTCCATGCCGGCGAACAGGCCGCCGACGACCGGGCCCGCGACGCTGGAGACGCCGAACACGGCCATGAAGTAGCCGGTGTAGCGGCTGCGCTCGCGCGGCGACGTGATGTCCGCCAGGATCGCCATGGCCAGCGACATCAGGCCACCCGCGCCGAGGCCCTGCACCGCGCGGAACGCGGCCAGCTCGTACATCGAGTTCGCGATGCCGGACAGCAGCGAGCCCGCGAGGAACAGCGAGATCGCGGTCAGGTACATGGGCTTGCGGCCGTAGATGTCGGACAGCTTGCCGTACAGCGGCGTGGAGATCGTCGCGGTGATCAGGTAGGCGGTGGTCGCCCACGCCTGCAACGTCTGGCCGTGCAGCTCGTCCGCGATGGTCTTCATGGCCGTGGCCACGATCATCTGGTCGAGCGCGGCCAGGAACAGCCCGAGCAGCAGGCCCGACAGGATCGTCAGGATCTGCCGGTGGGTGAGCAGGGCGGCGCCGGGTGGCGGCGCGTCCGCTCGGGTTGTCGTCTCCGACATCACTTCTCCCCTTCTGAGCGCGGCCCCAGTCCGCTCTCAGCGATGAAATCCGGTAGCGCCTTCTCGTAGTCCCCCACGAAGCGCTCGAAGTACTCGATGAACCGGTCCCACTCCGCCGCGGGCCAGTCCGCGAACAGCCGGGCCAGCAACTCGTTGCGCCGGGCGCGGCGCTCGGCCAGCAGCCGGGCGCCCGCCTCGGTCACGGCCAGCACGCTCGCGCGGCCGTCGACCGGGTCCGCCCGGCGTTCCACCAGGCCGTCCCGGACCAGCGTCGCCACCTGGCGGCTGACCGTGGACGGGTCGGAGAACACCGCCTCCGCCAGCGCGCCCGCCCGTGACGGGCCGAGGTGGTTGAGGTTCGCGAGCAGCACGAAGGACGCCTTGTCCAGACCGGACTTGCTCATGTGCGCGGCGACGCAGGCGTGCATCTTGTTCATGCGCACCAGGGCCATGCCCAGCCGGTCGGCCAGGGCGAGCTCCTCGACCCGCACTTCGTCACCCACCGGGGTCACCATCGCACACTCCGTTTGCTTGCATCAACCAACTAGTTGCTGAGTACAAGCATGCACCTCGGCCGGCGCCGCGGCAAATGAATTGCCGGTGACTCGCGTCTCGTGGTTACCGGCCGGTAGCATCCGGCGCATGAGCGCTGACCACTCGTTCGTCGCCGAAGCGATGAAGCAGGCAGTCCCGTGGGTCAAGACGATGGGCGTGGAGTTCCCCGAGGTCGCGGGCGACCGGGTGGTCGCCGAGCTGCCCGACCGCGAGGAACTGCGCAACCACGTCGGCGGCCCGCACGCCGCGATGATGTTCGGCCTGGCCGAGACCGCGTCCGGCGCCGTGGTGATGGCCGCGTTCGCGCGGCACCTGGCCGAGGTGACGCCGCTGGTGGCGCGGTCGGAGATCGCCTACAAGAAGCTGGCGCTCGGCGTGCTGCGCGCCGAGGCCGTGCTGGGCCGCCCGGCGGCCGAGGTGGTGGCCGAGTTGGCGGCGGGCGCCCGTCCGGAGTTCCCGGTCGCCGTGACCATCACCGACGCGGCGGGCGTGACGACCGGGCAGATGACCGTCGTGTGGACCCTGCGCCCGAACCGCTGAGCACCCCGCCGCCCCGACCCGTCCTCGCGCGGGCCGGGCGCCGGGTAGGTTCGACCGCCGTGAAGGTGGACCGACTGGAGATCGACCTCGACCCGCGGACCGCGCTCGACGCGGCGCGGGAGGCGGAGGCCGGCGGCTGCGACGGGTTCTGGGTGGCGGAGACGCGGCACGACCCGTTCCTGGCGCTCGGGCAGGTGGCCGGGCGGGTGGAGCGGGTCGAGCTGGGCACGGCGATCGCGGTCGCGTTCGCGCGCAACCCGATGAGCACCGCGGTGCAGGCCAACGACCTGCAGCTGCTGTCGGGCGGTCGGTTCAACCTCGGCCTCGGCTCGCAGGTGCAGCCGCACGTCACCAAGCGGTTCGGCATGCCGTGGTCGCGACCGGCCGCGCGGATGCGCGAGTTCGTGCTGGCGGTGCGCGCCATCTGGCACACCTGGGCCACCGGCGAGCGGCTGCGGTTCCGGGGCGAGTTCTACACGCACACGCTGATGACGCCGTTCTTCGACCCGGGACCCAACCCGCACGGACCGCCGAAGGTGTGGCTGGCGGGCGTCGGCGAGCTGATGACCGAGGTCGCGGGCGAGGTGGCGGACGGGTTCCTGTGCCACAGCTTCACCACCGAGCGCTACCTGCGCGAGGTGACGCTGCCCGCGCTGGCGCGCGGTCGGGCCAGGGCGGGCAAGCCGGTGGCCGGGCTGGAGGTCAGCGGCCCGTCGCTGGTGGCGTGCGACGAGGCGGCCGTCGCCGACGTGCGGCGGCAGATCGCGTTCTACGGCTCGACGCCCGCCTACCGCAAGGTGCTCGACCTGCACGGCTGGGGCGAGCTGCACGAGGAGCTGCACCGGCTGTCCCGGCGCCGGCTGTGGGACGACATGGCCGCCGCCGTCACCGACGAGGTCCTGGCCGCCTTCGCCGTCGTGGGCACGCCCGCCGAGGCGAGGGCCGAGCTGACCCGCCGCTACGGCGACGTGATCACCAGGGTCGCGGCGCCGGTGATCAGGACCGGATGAGGTGCCGACCGCTCGGCTCGTCCCGCACCCAGTGCCGGAACAGCTCCGCCCGCGCCCGCGCCACGGCCCGCTGCCGGACCCAGCACCGACGCCCCACGCGCGCCGCGAGCACGGCCAACGGCAGGGCCAGCACCGTCAGCACGACCATCGTCACCATCGCCATCACCTCCACGGTGGCAACGTCACCGTCGCCCACACCTGACGCCAATGGGGAAAACGTCACCCTGATGGAGCAGCATCACGGACACGGGCCGCAGCCGGCAAGGACGTGCGGGAACAGATCAGGCCCGGTGCGCTGGTGCGCACCGGGCCTGACCCGCATCTCACCTGAGCCGCCTATCGGAATCGAACCGATGACCTGCTCATTACGAGTGAGCCGCTCTGGCCGACTGAGCTAAGGCGGCGAGACGCGACAACTATAGCCCAAGCCGGGACCGTCACCGCACGGGGGTTGGGTCGTTGGAGCAGGAGTGACGGCGCTCACGTGCCGTCGCACGACGTCGCCGCCGGCACCGGAGGTCCGACCCACATGCGCCTGATGGCCCTGCCCGCCGCCGCCGTGCTGGTCGCGCTCTGCGCCGGGCCCGCCCTCGCCCAGCCGACGACGACGCCGGTCCCCGGTCCGCGCGACCCGAACCAGCCGCCCGTGTCGGCGGGACCGACCCCGCGGGCGCACGCGATCGGCGACGCGGGCACCGGGCTGGCGGTGGTCCGGCTCGCCCCGGACTCGACCGGCACCGGCACGATCCTGCCCGGTTTCGGCGAGCGGCTGCCCGAGCAGTCGGCGGCCGAGCTCGGCGTCGGGCTGGCGTCCGCGCAGGCCAACACCGAGGCGTTCCTGTCCTACGAGCGGTCGGTGGCGCAGGCGTCGCCGCTGGGCTTCGCGGTGCGGGGCCGGGCGCCGCAGACACCGGGCACGCTGGTGCAGACCGCGTCACCGGACAACGCCGAGCCGATCACCGGCGGCCTCACGCCGCCCGCCACGCCGCTGGACGCCCTGCTCAAGGTCGGTGTGCTGAACGGCAGCGTGCACGCCCGCTGGGACGACGAGCTGGGCCCGTGCGTGCAGCCGCTCGCGGACGCCAGGACCTCCGTCGCCTCGCTCAGCGTCCTCAACGCCATCCCCACCCTGCCGAGCACCCCGGACCTCACCGGCCTGCTCACCGGGGACACCCCGAAGCTCGACGCCGCCGCGCGCCAGTCGCTGATCGACAACGTCAAGCAGCTGACCGCGCCGCTGAGCAGCCTCGGCGGCCTGCTCTCCGGCACCCCCGACACCGGCGCGCAGGGCTCGCTGCTCAGCCTGCCGGACACCCTCAGCGCCCGTTCGACGGTCGAGCTGGTCGAGATCCCGGGCAGCGCCAACAAGGCCATCCGCTCGACCTCCACCCTCCAGGCGGCCGGTGTCCGGCTCCTCGCGGGCACCCCGGCGGAGATCCGCGTCGACGTCGTCGGCCAACCCACCCTCGTCGCGCTGTCCACCGGCGACCAGGCCACCTCGAAGGTCACCTACACCGCGCCGGTCCTCCGGGTCAGCCAGGGCGGCAGGGAGCTGGGCACGATCGACGCGGCCAACCCGAAGCTGGACGTCCCGATCGGCGTCGCGGCCGGTCAGCGGCTGCCGCTCGTCGGCGCGGTGGCGGACGGCCTGCCGAAGCTGGACATCGGCGTGCTGCGGCTCCAGGTCGCGCAGCTCAACCAGAAGGACATGGTCATCGACGGCCCCCTCCAGCAGGGCGGCCCCACCGTCAACGGGTTCATGATCGGGGCCACCGCGCGCCTGCTCGACCTCCAGCTGCTGCCGACCGACGTCCTCGGTCTGCCGAACCTGCCATCGGCGCTGGCGCAGGTGTCCCTGGGTGAGCAGATCGTGCGCGCGGCGGCCCCGAACGGCGGCGTGGTGTGCGCTCCGGCGCAGACCCCGCCGGGCGGTGGCGGCCAGGCCACCCCACCTCCGCAGGGCCGGCAGCTGGCCTACACCAACGCCGCCTACAAGACCGTCCCGATCTTCTGGACCGGCACCGCGCTGCTGCTGGTCGGCGCCGTCGTGGTCGGCGCCCTGCCGACCCGCCGCCGCCCGGCCGCCCGCCCCACGACCCGGTCGCCCGAGCCGCCGCCCTCGGCCTAGCGCGCGGGCCGGACCTCAGCCCCGCTGGAGCGTGGTCAGCATCGCCTCGACGGCGATCCGCGGCTTGACGTTCAGCTCCAGCGCGGTCCGGCAGCCGAGCACGGCCTCCAGCCGGCGCAGCGTCGACTCCGGCGTCCACGACGCCGCCGCCGACCTGGCGTCCTCGGCCCGGTCCGGGTGGTTGAGCACGGCCGCCGCGCCGGTCGCGGTCACCAGCACGTCCCGGTAGAACGCGGCCAGGTCGACCAGCGCCTGGTCCAGCGAGTCGCGCTGGGTCCGGGTGGCCCGCGACTTCTGCCGCTTCTCCAGGTCCTTCAACGCGCCCTTGGCGCCGCGGGTGGCGGCGGCCGTGCCCTTGCCGGTGCCACCACCGCCCATCGCGGTCTCCAACGCCTCGCGCTCGGCCTGGTCGCGGCCCTCGTTCGCGGTCTGCGCGTCACCCTCGGCGGCCGACACGAGCTGGTCGGCGCAGGTGAAGATGTCGGCGGGTCGGCGCAGCGCCATCGGAATCCGCAGCACGGCCTCGCGCCGCGCCCGGGACTGCTCGTCGGTCGCCAGCCGGCGCGCCCGGCCGACGTGCCCGCCGCACACCGAGGCCGCCCACGCCGCCACCTCCGGCGCCACGCCCTCGTGCTCCAGCGCCGACGCGATCGACGCCGCGCGCGGCGTGGCCAGCGAGACGATCCGGCACCGGGACCGGATGGTCACCGACACGTCCTCGGGGTGGTCGGAGGGCGCGCAGAGCAGGAACACGGTCCGCGCCGGCGGCTCCTCGACGGCCTTGAGCAGCGCGTTCGCCGCGCCTTCGGTGAGCCGGTCGGCGTCGGCGATGATCACCACCTGCCACCGCCCGGACGTCGGCCGGCGGGCCGACACCTGCACCAGCGACCGCATCTCGGCCACCGGGATCGACAGCCCCTCGGGCGCGACGACCCGCACGTCGGCGTGCGTGCCGGCCAACGTCGTGTGGCAGCCCGCGCACGAGCCGCAGCCGGGCCGGTCGTCCGCGGCGGTGCACTGCAGCGCCGCGGCGAACGCCCGGGCCGTCGCCGAGCGCCCCGAGCCGGGAGGTCCGGTGAACAGCCACGCGTGCGTCATCGCGCCGGGCGCGGGCGAGCCGCCCGCCACGATCGACGCGGCGGCCTCCGCCGCCGCCGACAGCACCGCGACCGCCTCGGGCTGACCGACGACGTCGCCCCACACACCACGGTTCACCGGGCGACCGTACCGATCCGTCAGGACGTCCCCGCCACCGGCTTGACCGGCATCCTGGTCCGCCGGGCCAGCAGCGGCAGCACCGCGGTCCGCACCCGCTCGGCCACCTCGTCCTCGGTGCCGTCGGCGTCGACCACGACGTAGCGCTCCGGGTCGGCCGACGCCATGTCGGTCAGCAGCTTCTGCACCCGCCAGTGGTGCTCGACCGTGTCCAGCGTGCCG
This genomic window from Saccharothrix sp. HUAS TT1 contains:
- a CDS encoding substrate-binding and VWA domain-containing protein; translated protein: MSARNPDGPGRLRRALLPVGALLGVVAAAGVTVVALRATSGPECQGTLPLKIAVTQAVEDVVRGAADDHQATQPMVDGKCVQVQVEARGAADVANELPTAQINPPALWVPDSSMWAAETQRQAGDQGAEAPRLDDLGSLASSPLVIAGSERSMTALGWPIAPVTWARVVDPKVQVTLSDPTTSTEGLATLAVIRAQLGNADGTPKPELIGALLRVGREALPSVRDAFGKVVQGDEDAPVFTASEQSVLAANRAAGSRRVVASYPKEGTISFDYPVVRVNRAGEQAGTSQAAEGFVRALRTERTAQRFAEAGFRTADGVAPGGWTNERDGVRGDDVARLRTPDPDQVSELLRTWGAVSLDTRMLAVLDVSGSMAEKMSNGQTRVEAAREAALTALGMLPDTSEIGLWAFSTDKKPPNDWIELVPVGPLGEPIGGAPRRVQLQKGAGNLPALVGGGTALNETALAAFRHIQKTYDPSKINSVTLITDGSNDDISSIDLPALLATLAGEADPARPVPMIMVGLGADADMDALRQIAEATGGKAYQAMEPEDIRGVLLDGISQRRCRPNC
- the hpt gene encoding hypoxanthine phosphoribosyltransferase codes for the protein MYDGDISSVLITEQEISDKVTELANKVAADYPADGGNDLVLITVLKGAVMFMTDLARALPVPVQLEFMAVSSYGSSTSSSGVVRILKDLDRDIADRDVVIVEDIIDSGLTLSWLLKNLASRKPRSLEVCTLLRKPDAVKVEVPVRYVGFEIPNEFVVGYGLDYAERYRDLPYIGTLDPKVYSS
- the tilS gene encoding tRNA lysidine(34) synthetase TilS, encoding MNGPVAEVRTAVRRYLAEHRPERVAVAVSGGADSLALAAVTAGLTDARAVVVDHGLQPGSADVAERAARTCRELGLTAEVRRVDVTGSGGPEAAARRARYAALRPDRGVVLLGHTRDDQAETVLLGLGRGSGPRSIAGMRPHDPPWGRPLLRVSRAVTRAVCDELGLTPWDDPHNGDPRYTRVRLRREVLPLLEEVLQGGVADALARTAAHLREDNDALDELAEAFDGDCRSVADVGVLPTALRRRVLRRWLLRENVPELSDSHLRRVDALVSEWRGQGGVWLPGGFVARRAHGRLRVEPVQS
- a CDS encoding zinc-dependent metalloprotease: MNPATQDRSAPVDWDLAVTTATRLVRPGPIVPRAEADVAVHRLRELAVDAEVHVRELTGLGHGLPLRQGEVVDRPGWVRAAVQGLAALTDGALPKQSGALSGVLAGTAGVQAGVVVAFLSARVLGQYDPFSDGGRLLLVAPNIVGAQRALDVSGEDFSMWVCLHEGTHRLQFTAVPWLAEHFEGLVATLLGSMDEGSAPRLRDLPKRLREAGGLIELLQSPGQREVLDRLIALSTLLEGHADHVMDAVGPDVVPSVRTIRERFTVRRQGGGVLDRVLRTLLGVEAKVRQYAEGAAFTGHVVDAVGMERFNTVWTSADTLPTRAEITDPAGWLRRVQP
- the dacB gene encoding D-alanyl-D-alanine carboxypeptidase/D-alanyl-D-alanine-endopeptidase — encoded protein: MPDEPSWPTVDGDEVDREPPTVQVRRPDPPTMRIAVPPPAQPARVRPERVPPAPAPRAEPTTEIKSEPDPAPEPITEREEPASPPPAPPTPPTTSATPAAPARRRKRPFVLAAVALLVVALAGAAVAGTRMGWFDTTPAATTAAPPPPAPVTLSVRGIGVEGAPPTAAGVRAVLAGPVANAVLAPVSGSVVDPATGTLLWNQGETTPLTPASTIKVLTAAAALLTLDHTSQLSTKVVRGAQPGSIVLVGGGDPTLSSLPAGQRTVYPGAATIDDLVAQVRASGEQVTQVQYDVTRYAGPGTAPGWDPGDVPGGYVAPIEPVMVDGGREDPTRDEVRRTSTPAAAAAGALAQRLGVTAVAAGVASPGAAVLGEVKSAPVDQLVENLMQISDNVLAETMAREVAKARGLEPSFEGAAKAVRDVLTENGFDLSAVTMVDASGLSPNDKVPTKLLTDVLAAAAKPDASDPRTAKLRPLLTALPVAGGSGTLAGRYEQWGADGRGWVRAKTGTLTSLNSLAGVVVDVDGRLLVFAFISTSPHQDVPVVRGALDQLAAALRTCGC